The genomic stretch atcattagcaagtagcagcacattgtcaaatcataacttaatagattcgtctcgtcgtttagcttccatctgtgtaatggattttataatactcctaattagtatcctaattagtatacaggtgctaaaaataagcagatGTAACCAAACAGCCCTCAATTATTTTGAGGCACGGGATATCGTCATTGTACAAATTTTCTTTTATTGCCTCCGATCCTTTCCTTCGACAAACACTACATCTTCCTCCCCCAGAAAACAAAGAACCGAAAAGAAAACGCTGCTGCTACTCAGCCTGCACTAGAAATGAAATCACCATCGCCTACTATAAGCACTTGTGTAACAGCCCTGCGTTCCCCTTCCATGAACTCCACCCCAACTCTGCCCTCTGCACCCACCTGACAAACCCTGTACATACTCACACTGATGATGCTCAGCTGCTCGCTGCTAGCATCCACATCCTGCTTCGCAGAGTTGAAGCCTTCATCAAGCCTCATCTTGGCCTGAATCCAACAAATTAACCTCCACGTTCTTGCCACCTTCAACCCGATCTCCAGATTAACTTGCACGAACAATAGTGTCTTTCAGGCTCCTAGATTTACATTATGGTGCATCCAGGATCCTGTTCTTGCTGCGGGTAAGCAGGGTAGGAGTAGACGGGGTAGGACGGCATCGCGTTGTACTGCTGGTAGGCAGGGTACGAGACGGGCGCCATCGCCTGGTACTGCCcgtagccaccgccgccgcccttgccgccgcTCTCCTTGCCCTCCTTTCCTTCCTTTCCCTCCTTGCCGCCACCGTACATCATGACACCCCCGTAGCCGTAGCCGTATCCGTCCCCCTTCTTCTTGTCATCGCCGGAGCTGACGCTGAGCAGCTCCGCGTAGCCGAGGCTGCGCCGGAGCATCGTCGTTAGCGTGATCGGGtccacgccgtcgccgaccaCGA from Setaria italica strain Yugu1 chromosome II, Setaria_italica_v2.0, whole genome shotgun sequence encodes the following:
- the LOC101760623 gene encoding heavy metal-associated isoprenylated plant protein 46; the encoded protein is MGKQKIVLKLPLDDERKKRKAFKAAVGMNGVTSATMEGDKIIVVGDGVDPITLTTMLRRSLGYAELLSVSSGDDKKKGDGYGYGYGGVMMYGGGKEGKEGKEGKESGGKGGGGGYGQYQAMAPVSYPAYQQYNAMPSYPVYSYPAYPQQEQDPGCTIM